One window of the Carcharodon carcharias isolate sCarCar2 chromosome 26, sCarCar2.pri, whole genome shotgun sequence genome contains the following:
- the LOC121269848 gene encoding interferon-stimulated gene 20 kDa protein-like, producing the protein MVDPSKYVAIDCEMVGLGPRGSESGLARCSIVDYSGTVIYDEFIKPDGKITDFRTRVSGIRPLDMDTAVPYRIAREEILKIIQGKIIVGHDPRSDFRVLKTEISDYAVRDTSSCRLLITKAKLKTDRRASLKILCQNLLGKRIQDSYRGHSSVEDAKAAMELFKLVDRTWELHLRQGRKVEIMNRFENQY; encoded by the exons ATGGTAGATCCTTCAAAGTATGTTGCCATTGATTGTGAGATGGTGGGACTTGGCCCCAGAGGCTCCGAGAGTGGCCTGGCACGGTGCAGCATTGTGGATTACAGTGGGACAGTGATCTATGACGAATTTATTAAACCAGATGGGAAGATAACTGATTTCAGGACCCGTGTGAGTGGGATTCGTCCATTAGATATGGATACAGCTGTGCCTTATCGTATCGCCAGGGAAGAG ATTTTGAAGATTATACAAGGGAAAATTATTGTGGGCCATGATCCTAGATCGGACTTCCGGGTCCTGAAAACTGAAATCTCAGATTATGCCGTACGGGACACATCATCGTGCAGGTTACTGATCACCAAGGCGAAACTGAAGACTGATAGACGTGCCTCGTTAAAGATCCTCTGCCAGAATTTACTGGGGAAAAGGATACAG GACAGCTACAGAGGGCACTCCTCTGTTGAAGATGCGAAGGCGGCTATGGAACTTTTTAAACTTGTGGACAGAACATGGGAACTTCATCTCCGACAGGGACGCAAAGTGGAGATAATGAATCGGTTTGAGAATCAATATTAG
- the LOC121269847 gene encoding apoptosis-enhancing nuclease-like isoform X2, which translates to MPSVAGMRVASPVSKDPSSRRLLQGSSSTTQFLRCMPSVTLSPGGRTAKRKKKPSRRHARFMARKAFLERKGILKRSRFKKKEGPLDQARCSNASKLSCTVHSGDTKQSGASDVNVNRSVSSRPESESGRSTFSPKPTSLSTRAHPVRRANALTREEPARPLPATAPCLASPPHFCPNPAKYVAIDCEMVGTGPCGRNTEVARCSIVNYQGDVIYDKYVKPEHPITDYRTRWSGIRQQHMTNAIEFNVAQREIMKILKGKILVGHALHNDFKALKYFHPRSLIRDTSKILMLKRKAGFPERDSVSLKNLAKQLLGKNIQASIQYKGGAIELN; encoded by the exons ATGCCAAGTGTGGCCGGCATGAGAGTGGCTTCCCCTGTCTCCAAAGACCCTTCTTCCAGACGGCTGCTCCAAGGGTCCTCCAGCACGACCCAGTTCCTCCGCTGCATGCCCAGCGTGACCCTGAGCCCTGGTGGACGGACGGCAAAACGCAAGAAGAAGCCGAGCCGGCGGCACGCGCGGTTCATGGCAAGGAAGGCCTTTCTGGAAAGAAAAGGGATCCTGAAGCGGAGTCGGTTCAAAAAGAAGGAAGGACCTTTGGACCAAGCTCGCTGCTCGAATGCCAGTAAGCTAAGCTGCACGGTTCATTCTGGAGACACCAAGCAGTCAGGTGCTTCTGATGTGAATGTAAATCGCTCCGTCTCGTCCCGGCCTGAATCTGAAAGCGGCCGCTCTACTTTCTCTCCAAAGCCGACCAGCCTGAGCACCAGAGCTCACCCTGTACGAAGGGCAAATGCGCTGACTCGTGAGGAACCTGCCAGACCGTTGCCAGCCACAGCCCCTTGCCTAGCAAGCCCGCCACACTTCTGTCCTAATCCTGCCAAGTATGTGGCGATTGACTGTGAGATGGTGGGCACGGGTCCCTGCGGGCGTAATACTGAGGTGGCCAGGTGCAGCATTGTGAACTATCAGGGTGACGTCATCTACGATAAGTATGTGAAGCCAGAACATCCCATCACCGACTATCGGACCCGGTGGAGTGGCATCCGACAGCAGCACATGACAAATGCAATTGAGTTTAACGTTGCACAAAGGGAG ATCATGAAGATCCTGAAGGGTAAGATCCTGGTGGGCCACGCGTTGCACAATGACTTTAAAGCGTTGAAGTATTTTCATCCGAGATCTCTGATTAGGGACACAAGTAAAATCCTAATGCTGAAGAGGAAGGCTGGTTTTCCTGAAAGAGATTCCGTGTCCCTGAAGAATCTGGCGAAGCAGCTTCTGGGTAAAAATATCCAG GCAAGTATTCAGTACAAAGGTGGCGCCATTGAACTCAACTAG
- the LOC121269847 gene encoding apoptosis-enhancing nuclease-like isoform X1 — translation MPSVAGMRVASPVSKDPSSRRLLQGSSSTTQFLRCMPSVTLSPGGRTAKRKKKPSRRHARFMARKAFLERKGILKRSRFKKKEGPLDQARCSNASKLSCTVHSGDTKQSGASDVNVNRSVSSRPESESGRSTFSPKPTSLSTRAHPVRRANALTREEPARPLPATAPCLASPPHFCPNPAKYVAIDCEMVGTGPCGRNTEVARCSIVNYQGDVIYDKYVKPEHPITDYRTRWSGIRQQHMTNAIEFNVAQREIMKILKGKILVGHALHNDFKALKYFHPRSLIRDTSKILMLKRKAGFPERDSVSLKNLAKQLLGKNIQVGRDGHCSVEDACSSMELYRLVEIQWEQKLCNQLSAEHEHTASETNSEIDHYMDDQYWPADLHEDSK, via the exons ATGCCAAGTGTGGCCGGCATGAGAGTGGCTTCCCCTGTCTCCAAAGACCCTTCTTCCAGACGGCTGCTCCAAGGGTCCTCCAGCACGACCCAGTTCCTCCGCTGCATGCCCAGCGTGACCCTGAGCCCTGGTGGACGGACGGCAAAACGCAAGAAGAAGCCGAGCCGGCGGCACGCGCGGTTCATGGCAAGGAAGGCCTTTCTGGAAAGAAAAGGGATCCTGAAGCGGAGTCGGTTCAAAAAGAAGGAAGGACCTTTGGACCAAGCTCGCTGCTCGAATGCCAGTAAGCTAAGCTGCACGGTTCATTCTGGAGACACCAAGCAGTCAGGTGCTTCTGATGTGAATGTAAATCGCTCCGTCTCGTCCCGGCCTGAATCTGAAAGCGGCCGCTCTACTTTCTCTCCAAAGCCGACCAGCCTGAGCACCAGAGCTCACCCTGTACGAAGGGCAAATGCGCTGACTCGTGAGGAACCTGCCAGACCGTTGCCAGCCACAGCCCCTTGCCTAGCAAGCCCGCCACACTTCTGTCCTAATCCTGCCAAGTATGTGGCGATTGACTGTGAGATGGTGGGCACGGGTCCCTGCGGGCGTAATACTGAGGTGGCCAGGTGCAGCATTGTGAACTATCAGGGTGACGTCATCTACGATAAGTATGTGAAGCCAGAACATCCCATCACCGACTATCGGACCCGGTGGAGTGGCATCCGACAGCAGCACATGACAAATGCAATTGAGTTTAACGTTGCACAAAGGGAG ATCATGAAGATCCTGAAGGGTAAGATCCTGGTGGGCCACGCGTTGCACAATGACTTTAAAGCGTTGAAGTATTTTCATCCGAGATCTCTGATTAGGGACACAAGTAAAATCCTAATGCTGAAGAGGAAGGCTGGTTTTCCTGAAAGAGATTCCGTGTCCCTGAAGAATCTGGCGAAGCAGCTTCTGGGTAAAAATATCCAG GTTGGCAGAGATGGGCACTGTTCTGTTGAGGATGCCTGCTCCTCAATGGAGTTGTACCGATTGGTGGAGATTCAGTGGGAGCAGAAACTATGCAATCAGTTGTCGGCAGAGCACGAACATACGGCTTCTGAAACAAACTCTGAAATTGATCACTACATGGACGACCAGTATTGGCCTGCTGATTTGCACGAGGACAGTAAATGA